In Symmachiella dynata, the following are encoded in one genomic region:
- a CDS encoding pyridoxal-dependent decarboxylase, whose amino-acid sequence MFNRKIHRHATHIPQRGTHADIAQPAQAAAVVGAQLPQTQTPAAVAYLDVQETLHLANDRNYDLSSFRHTWQEPEFTRLIQQLSQKTAATETATLERRCLQMLGDLFHTAEPAGASVSSPALAVQLAGLAMLWNWRRHHRTSGQPITRPNIIWGRTPSPAWAQFSRIFEIEPRSAESTDNRFVLDVDSAMARIDANTIGVVGVLGNDVTGNYDSLAELNDGLTHIDNTTGHNVPIHVDAAGGFVAPFLTPEMPWDFRLPRVQSIQVSGGQYGMVQPAAEWVLWRDPATLPAGLCDTNHDDNAVSAPEHVVAQYYSFLRLGRDGYTRIMQDLQDVSQIVAQGLAATNRFEVLSDSHSLPLVCAKLRDGSRFSVLDVSQELHERGWQVPASRVGSGPVEILRIVPGEGFDRSRAEMLVQDIRRVLKVLDIRPPRRTRQEIEQSLLHDVSETLHDLRGIHTRIPLTTPARVS is encoded by the coding sequence ATGTTCAATCGCAAAATCCATCGGCACGCCACACACATCCCACAGCGGGGAACCCACGCCGATATCGCCCAGCCGGCACAAGCCGCGGCGGTGGTCGGTGCACAACTTCCACAAACGCAAACCCCCGCTGCTGTCGCTTATCTCGACGTGCAGGAAACACTCCACTTAGCGAATGACCGGAACTACGACTTATCGTCGTTTCGCCACACGTGGCAGGAACCAGAGTTCACGCGTTTGATTCAGCAACTCTCCCAAAAAACTGCAGCCACCGAGACTGCTACACTGGAGCGTCGCTGTCTGCAAATGCTAGGGGATCTGTTCCATACCGCCGAACCGGCGGGAGCTTCGGTCTCGAGCCCAGCACTGGCCGTGCAATTGGCGGGGCTGGCAATGCTTTGGAATTGGCGCCGCCATCACCGGACGTCGGGCCAACCGATCACACGTCCAAATATCATTTGGGGTCGGACCCCCTCACCCGCATGGGCGCAATTCTCGCGCATCTTTGAAATCGAACCGCGCAGCGCAGAGTCGACCGACAACCGTTTCGTGTTGGATGTCGACAGCGCAATGGCGCGGATTGATGCGAATACGATTGGCGTCGTCGGTGTGCTGGGCAATGATGTGACTGGCAATTACGACTCCCTGGCGGAACTCAATGACGGGCTGACCCACATTGACAACACAACTGGTCACAACGTGCCGATTCACGTCGATGCGGCGGGCGGCTTCGTGGCGCCGTTTCTGACACCCGAAATGCCCTGGGATTTCCGTTTGCCGCGCGTGCAGTCCATTCAGGTTTCGGGAGGACAGTATGGGATGGTCCAACCCGCAGCTGAGTGGGTCTTATGGCGCGACCCGGCGACATTGCCCGCCGGATTGTGCGACACAAATCACGATGACAACGCGGTCTCCGCACCCGAACACGTGGTGGCCCAGTATTACAGTTTCCTCAGACTCGGTCGGGACGGGTATACGCGGATCATGCAGGATCTGCAGGACGTTTCACAAATCGTTGCGCAAGGATTGGCGGCGACAAATCGATTTGAGGTCTTGAGCGACAGTCACTCATTGCCGCTGGTGTGCGCCAAATTGCGGGATGGCTCCCGGTTTTCGGTGCTTGACGTCTCACAGGAATTGCACGAACGGGGCTGGCAGGTGCCGGCTTCGCGCGTCGGCAGTGGTCCCGTTGAGATCCTCCGCATTGTGCCGGGCGAGGGATTCGATCGCAGCCGTGCGGAGATGCTGGTTCAGGATATCCGGAGAGTTCTGAAAGTCCTCGACATTCGTCCTCCGCGGCGCACCCGACAAGAAATCGAGCAATCGTTGTTGCACGATGTCTCCGAAACACTGCACGATCTTCGCGGCATCCATACGCGGATTCCGCTGACCACGCCTGCTCGCGTCAGCTGA
- a CDS encoding DJ-1/PfpI family protein encodes MAKQILMLVGDFVEDYEVMVPFQALWMVGLEVHAVCPQKKAGDSVRTAVHDFEGDQTYSEKPGHNFTLNADFDAVDPTAYDGLVVPGGRSPEYLRLDGKVLEMVRHFAETGKPIASICHGPQLLATAGILKGRSCAAYPACRPEVEAAGGQFAEIPVDGVHVDGNLVTAPAWPAHPRWLAAFLDVLGVTIQHG; translated from the coding sequence ATGGCGAAACAAATATTAATGCTCGTCGGCGATTTCGTTGAGGACTACGAGGTGATGGTGCCGTTTCAGGCGCTGTGGATGGTCGGGTTGGAAGTGCATGCGGTTTGCCCGCAGAAAAAGGCGGGGGATTCGGTGCGGACCGCCGTGCATGATTTCGAAGGGGATCAAACTTATAGCGAAAAACCGGGGCACAATTTTACGCTCAACGCCGATTTCGATGCGGTCGATCCAACGGCCTACGACGGGTTGGTCGTGCCGGGGGGACGGTCGCCGGAGTATCTGCGGCTGGACGGCAAGGTCCTCGAGATGGTGCGGCACTTTGCGGAAACCGGCAAGCCGATCGCGTCGATTTGCCACGGCCCGCAATTGTTGGCGACCGCTGGAATTCTTAAAGGCCGCAGCTGTGCCGCTTATCCCGCTTGCCGACCGGAGGTCGAAGCGGCCGGCGGTCAGTTTGCGGAAATCCCGGTCGACGGTGTGCACGTTGACGGCAACCTTGTCACAGCACCGGCATGGCCCGCGCATCCCCGCTGGTTGGCGGCGTTTTTGGATGTGTTGGGCGTTACGATTCAACACGGATAA
- a CDS encoding diguanylate cyclase, translating to MMNVTEVPAPSNSNSQQYLTDSSQVLLGLLTLSDNCVAHPRTTDDDTGDVIARPALTSLLSALHYRDVATVEHARRVAMLALGMASQIGWEDRELKVLEVAALLHDIGKIGVPDSILFKPSSLSPEEAELMSLHYYIANDVLQAYHVDPEVLEIVSQCHEHYDRVGYDSQRVGSDVHMGARILAVADAYDSLATEQVYRKAKPHDEIMQILMLGAGTQFDGNIICSLSRWVEDGRVPTGMHLNSKGLLPSEVSEREFRGDSENAGALCHIFAYLHLLENLYDGFYLMNSDQRFVVWNRRAEDLLGHRPHHMLNNVWSNKTLGYCNEKGKPLADKKCPLFQALAERKPVTTTLPVRHRSGELVEVEVQTVPLIDSEGILKGVAEIFRNTSRQGGKTQQYRELKEAASRDSLTQTANRGEMERQLEQTLAEATNGQTAETFCVIFIDADHFKSINDDFGHTVGDDVLVELAKLLQNETYSGELVARYGGEEFVVICPATDLDQGYKRAERLRIAVSKLKIADLKGRKLTASLGIAVNEPGDTVTDLLSRADKALYEAKGAGRNTTRAYANKELDIQCQLENAQKEAKEAEAFMYKGTFHAVIASDMLVYKLAGFVDDYQSKILEVTPERVVMRLGNRGVIPGWGNHDGRRPVTIEVVIGKEEVQEPGKTRARAKRVEILVTISPVGWIRKKDVFQHRAAGVFKDLKSYFIADMDLSP from the coding sequence ATGATGAATGTCACTGAAGTACCGGCCCCCTCTAACTCAAACAGCCAACAGTATCTCACCGACTCTTCGCAAGTCTTGTTGGGTTTGTTGACGTTGTCCGACAATTGTGTCGCACATCCCCGCACGACCGATGACGATACCGGCGACGTCATTGCGCGCCCGGCGTTGACCAGCTTGCTGTCGGCGCTGCATTACCGCGACGTGGCGACGGTCGAACATGCGCGGCGGGTGGCGATGTTGGCATTGGGCATGGCATCGCAAATTGGCTGGGAAGATCGGGAACTGAAGGTACTGGAAGTAGCCGCACTGCTGCATGACATCGGCAAGATCGGCGTTCCGGACAGCATCCTGTTCAAGCCAAGCTCCTTGAGTCCCGAAGAAGCGGAACTCATGTCGCTGCATTATTACATTGCCAACGACGTGCTGCAGGCGTACCACGTAGATCCTGAAGTCTTAGAGATCGTCAGCCAATGTCACGAACACTACGACCGTGTTGGGTATGATTCCCAACGCGTGGGCAGCGACGTCCATATGGGCGCGCGGATTTTAGCAGTGGCCGACGCCTATGATTCCTTGGCGACCGAACAGGTCTACCGCAAGGCCAAGCCGCACGATGAGATCATGCAGATCTTAATGCTCGGCGCGGGAACGCAATTTGATGGAAATATCATTTGTTCGTTGTCACGCTGGGTGGAAGATGGCCGGGTGCCGACGGGAATGCATTTGAACAGCAAGGGTTTGCTGCCCTCTGAAGTTTCGGAACGTGAATTTCGCGGCGACTCAGAAAATGCCGGCGCTCTGTGCCATATTTTTGCTTATCTCCACTTATTAGAGAATCTGTATGACGGATTCTATTTGATGAATTCCGATCAACGTTTCGTCGTCTGGAACCGCCGCGCCGAAGACCTGCTGGGGCATCGCCCACACCATATGCTGAACAACGTCTGGTCCAACAAGACCTTGGGCTACTGCAACGAAAAAGGCAAACCGCTTGCCGACAAGAAGTGTCCCCTCTTTCAAGCATTGGCCGAACGAAAGCCGGTTACCACCACGCTGCCGGTGCGGCATCGCAGTGGCGAACTGGTTGAGGTGGAAGTCCAGACCGTACCGTTGATCGATAGCGAGGGAATCCTGAAGGGCGTCGCGGAGATCTTCCGCAATACCTCTCGACAGGGAGGAAAAACCCAGCAGTATCGCGAGCTCAAAGAAGCCGCCAGTCGCGATTCGCTGACGCAAACGGCCAATCGCGGCGAGATGGAACGGCAACTCGAACAGACATTGGCCGAGGCGACAAATGGCCAAACCGCTGAGACGTTCTGCGTTATTTTTATTGATGCCGATCATTTCAAGAGCATCAACGACGATTTCGGCCATACGGTCGGGGACGACGTGTTAGTCGAACTCGCCAAACTCCTGCAGAATGAAACCTACTCTGGCGAGTTGGTGGCGCGTTACGGCGGCGAGGAATTTGTGGTCATCTGTCCCGCAACGGACCTCGACCAAGGTTACAAGCGAGCCGAGCGGCTCCGCATCGCTGTGAGCAAACTCAAGATCGCCGATCTCAAAGGTCGCAAGCTGACCGCATCGCTGGGTATCGCGGTGAACGAGCCGGGTGATACCGTCACGGATCTTCTCAGCCGCGCTGACAAGGCACTGTACGAAGCCAAAGGGGCCGGCCGCAATACGACGCGGGCGTACGCAAACAAAGAGTTGGACATCCAGTGCCAACTGGAGAACGCCCAAAAAGAGGCCAAAGAGGCGGAGGCATTTATGTACAAAGGCACCTTCCACGCAGTGATCGCGTCGGACATGTTGGTCTATAAGCTGGCAGGATTTGTCGACGATTACCAATCCAAAATTCTGGAAGTGACCCCCGAGCGCGTCGTCATGCGTCTCGGCAACCGCGGCGTCATTCCAGGGTGGGGCAATCATGACGGCCGACGCCCGGTGACGATTGAGGTGGTTATCGGCAAGGAAGAAGTCCAAGAGCCTGGCAAGACGCGCGCACGGGCCAAGCGGGTGGAGATTCTGGTCACAATTAGTCCTGTGGGCTGGATCCGCAAAAAAGACGTCTTCCAACACCGCGCTGCCGGCGTCTTCAAGGATTTGAAGAGCTACTTCATCGCTGATATGGATTTATCACCGTAG
- a CDS encoding DUF423 domain-containing protein — translation MCCSKSWTWIGAVIAGLAVVMGAFGAHGVDGYFADKYADQTKELAGGEIPAAQKYLRDFNTAADYQMYHGLALLAVGLLSTMQPKRSLQIAGWSFVGGVVLFSGSLYVLTLTGNTKLGMITPIGGLLFLVGWVALAIGACPCGTTKVELNV, via the coding sequence ATGTGTTGCTCGAAAAGTTGGACGTGGATCGGGGCGGTGATTGCCGGATTGGCGGTCGTGATGGGGGCGTTTGGCGCGCACGGCGTGGATGGGTATTTCGCCGATAAATACGCGGATCAAACCAAAGAACTCGCCGGGGGAGAAATCCCCGCTGCACAGAAATATCTGCGCGATTTTAACACAGCGGCGGATTATCAGATGTACCACGGCTTAGCCTTGCTGGCAGTCGGATTGCTGTCGACGATGCAGCCGAAGCGGTCGTTGCAGATCGCCGGTTGGTCGTTTGTGGGGGGCGTGGTTTTGTTCTCGGGGTCGCTGTACGTACTCACGCTCACCGGCAATACGAAGCTGGGCATGATTACACCCATAGGTGGTTTGCTGTTTCTTGTAGGTTGGGTGGCATTGGCGATCGGGGCGTGTCCCTGTGGGACGACCAAAGTTGAGTTGAATGTGTAA